Within the Mycobacterium gordonae genome, the region ATCTGTTCCTGCCGGGGCATACGCTGACCGAGCTGCAACAGGTGCTGTGGCTGCTGGCCGATCCGAAATAGCATTTCGGCGGTGGCAGTCGTCGCCGATGCCGTGCCCGGCGAGGCGGGCCGAGGAGGCGGAAAGCCGATCAGCCGACGGGTGCAAGCGCCGGGAATGCGCGGTCTTCGATCACCACCGGCCCACCGGGTTCGGTGGGCGGCTCATTCCACCGGACCTCGGGAATCTAAGTCGCCAGTTGCTCGTCCGGTGCGCTGGTGATCAACCGATGCCGGCTGTAGAGAGCGAAATACAGCAAAAAAGCCGCAGAACACACCCAGGCAACACACGGCGGCCAGGGCGTCGACCAGGAAGGTGGCGATCAGCGCCAGAATCGCGACCACCAGCGCGAATCCGGTGGTGAGGATCCCGCCGGGAGTTCGGTAGGGACGGTCCAGTTCCGGTGCGCGGGTGCGCAGCACGATATGGCTCACCATGATCAAGACGTAGCTGAGCGTCGCACCGAAGACGGCCATGTTGAGCAGCAGATCGCCTTTTCCGGTCATCGACAACGCGAAGCCGATCGCGCCGGGAACGACCAGCGCCAGCGTGGGGGCTTTCCGCGCGTTGGTGATCGACAGTGCCGTCGGCAGGTAGCCTGCCCGGGACAGGGCGAACAGTTGCCGCGAGTACGCGTAGATGATCGAAAAGAAGCTGGCTATCAGGCCGGCCAGTCCGATGTAGTTGACGGCCCTGGCCGCGCCCGCCGGCCCGAGCGCCGCGACCAGCGGATTGCCCGACGTCGACATCGCCTGCGCGCCACCGGATCCGGTGGTCAGCAGCAGCACCAGCGCACACGTCACCAGGAGTACCGCGAAGGCCGCGGTGATGCCGCGGGGGACGTTGCGGGCCGGATGCGCCGTCTCCTCGGCGGCCAGCGGCACACCCTCGATCGCCAGGAAGAACCAGATCGCGAACGGCAGCGCCGACCACACGCCGAGGTAACCGTGCGGCAGGAAAGACGACGCCCCGACCGCGTCCGAGGGCGCGATCTCGGTCAGGTTCGCCAGGTTGAAGCGTCCGATCGCGGCGACGGCGAACACCGCGATGCCCGCCAGCGCCACGGCGGTGATCGCGAACATGACTTTCAGCGCTTCCCCCACGCCGGCCAGGTGGATCCCGATGAACAGCGCGTAGATCGCCAGGTAGACGTACCAGCCGTCCCGGATGCCGAACAGCCCCAGCGACTGCACGTAGGCGCCGATGAAGGTGGCGATGGCGGCCGGCGCGATCGAGTATTCGATCAGCACGGCGGTGCCCGTGGCGAAGCCGCCCCACGGTCCCAGCGCCCGCCGCGCAAACGTGTACCCACCACCCGCGGTCGGCAGCGCCGAGGACAGTTCGGCCATGCCCAGGACGAGAGCCAGATACATCGCGGCGACCACGGTTGTGGCGATCACCAGTCCACCGAACCCGCCGCGCGCCAATCCGAAATTCCAGCCGGAATAGTCGCCGGACACCACATAGCTGACGCCCAGTCCCGCCAGTAGCAACCAGCCGGCGCTACCGGTCCTCAGTTGCCGCTTTTCCAGGTAGGTGCGCGGCTGCGGGTGGCTTTCCACTGCGCTCCAACGGTAGGGCAGGATCGGCAGGTATGGATCAGGTATGGGCGAACCGGGCCGCCACTTCCGAAACCGCCGTCACCCAACGTAACCTGCGGCGGCTGTGGGGCTTGCCCGGCACTCAGCTGGGGGTGGTCGCCTGGCCGTCGGACCGCAAGGACCGGATGTTCGGCACGTGGCACTACTGGTGGCAGGCCCATCTGCTGGACTGCCTCATCGACGCGCAGTTGCGCGACCCGCAGCCGGAGCGGCGCATCCGGATCAACCGGCAGATCCGCTCGCACCGGTTGCGTAACACGCTGCGCTGGACCAACAGCTACTACGACGACATGGCGTGGCTGGCGCTGGCCCTCGAGCGGGCCGCCCGGCTGGTGGGGGTGGAACGCAGCCGCGCCCTGCACACCCTGGCGAAGCAGTTTGTCGACGCGTGGGTGCCCGAGGATGGCGGCGGCATCCCCTGGCGCAAGCAGGACCAGTTCTTCAATGCCCCCGGCAACGGCCCGGCGGGAATCTTCCTGGCCCGCTACGGGGGGCAGCTGCGGCGCGCCCAGCAGATGGCCGACTGGATCGACGAGACCCTGATCGACCCCGACACCAAGCTGGTGCTCGACGGCATCAAGGACGGGTCGCTGGTGCGCGCGCAGTACACCTACTGCCAGGGTGTGGTGCTCGGGTTGGAGGTCGAGCTCGCCAAGCGCACCCATGACGATCGGCACCGGCCCCGCGTGCACCGGCTGGTCGCGGCGGTCAAGGAGCACATGGCCCCCAAAGGTGTCCTCAAGAGTGCCGGCGGCGGGGACGGCGGTTTGTTCGGCGGCATCACCGCTCGCTACCTGGCCCTGGTCGCCACCGATCTGCCGGGCGACGCCGCGGAGGATCAAGCCGCCCGCGACACCGCCCGCGACATCGTGCTGTCGTCGGCCAAGTCGGCCTGGGACTACCGCCAGACGGTGGACGGCTTGCCGGTGTTCGGCGCTTTCTGGGACCGCGACGCCGAGATACCCACCGCCGGCGGTCAGCAGGCGCAGTTCGTCGAGGGCGCGGTCAACAGTTCGGCGATTCCCGAGCGGGACCTGTCGGTACAGCTGGCGGGCTGGATGCTGATGGAGGCCGCGCACAGCGTCGCGATGGTCAAGTCAGTCGGATAACGGCAGTTCTTCGGGAGTCTCTTCGGGCGCCTTGCGCCGGGACCGGTAGCCCCGGAACGCCGCGATGAACGCGGGGATCATCGACACGAACAGGATGCCCAGAATGATCTTTTCCAGGTTCTGGTTGACGAACGGCACGGTGCCCAGGAAGTAACCGGCCACGGTCACGCCGCCGCCCCACAGGACGCCGCCGACGATGTCGAACGCGAGATACACCGGGTAGCGCATGTAGGAGACACCGGCGATCACCGGGGTGAACGTCCGCACGAAGGGCATGAACCGGGCCAGGATGATGGCCCATGACCCGTACTTTTCGAAGAACGCGTGTGACTCGGTCACGTAGTGCTTCTTGAAGAACCGGGAATCTTCCTTCTTGAACAGCGCCGGGCCGATGCGCCGGCCGATGAAGTACCCGGTCTGGTCGCCGAGGATGGCCACCACCGCGACGGCGGGCGCCAGGACCCAGATGTCGAGGGTCCCCTTGGCGGCCAGCAATCCACCGGTGAACAGCAGCGATTCGCCGGGCAGCAGCGGGAACAGCAAGCCCGTCTCGACGAAGACGATGACGAGGATCGTCGGCAGCACCGCGGAGGCGAACAGACCCTCGGGGCCGATCCAGAACATCGGGTCGAGGATGCTGCCCGACGCTGACACGGTGCTCATGGTGCTTCAACATACCGGCGTTGCAATACTGAGCTGACCAAGTTCCGTACAAGGAGTCCTCCATGCCTATCGCAACGCCCGAGATCTATGCCGAGATGTTGGGACGTGCCAAGGAGAATGCGTACGCGTTCCCGGCCATCAACTGCACTTCCTCAGAGACCGTCAACGCAGCCATCAAGGGCTTCGCCGACGCCGGCAGCGACGGGATCATCCAGTTTTCGACCGGCGGCGCGGAATTCGGCTCCGGCCTCGGAGTCAAGGACATGGTGACCGGCGCCGTGGCGCTGGCCGAGTTCACCCACATCATCGCCGCGAAGTACCCGATCAACGTGGCGTTGCACACCGACCACTGCCCCAAGGACAAGCTGGACACCTACGTGCGTCCGCTCTTGGCGATCTCGTCGGAGCGGGTGAGTTCGGGGGCCAACCCGCTGTTCCAGTCGCACATGTGGGACGGTTCGGCGGTCCCGATCGACGAGAACCTGGAGATCGCTCAGGAGCTGCTCAAGCAGGCCGCGGCCGCCAAGATCATCCTGGAGATCGAGATCGGCGTGGTCGGTGGCGAAGAGGACGGCGTCGCCAACGAGATCAACGACAAGCTCTACACCACACCGGAGGACTTCGAGAAGACGATCGAGGCACTCGGCCACGGCGAGCACGGCCACTACCTGCTGGCCGCCACGTTCGGCAACGTGCACGGCGTCTACAAGCCGGGCAACGTCAAGCTGCGGCCGGACATCCTGGCCGAGGGGCAGAAGGTGGCTGCGGCCAAGCTCGGCCTCGGTGACGACGCCAAGCCGTTCGACTTCGTCTTCCACGGCGGCTCGGGCTCGGCGAAGTCGGAGATCGAGGAGGCGCTGCGCTACGGCGTGGTGAAGATGAACGTCGACACCGACACCCAGTACGCGTTCACCCGGCCGATCGCGGCGCACATGTTCTCCAACTACGACGGTGTGCTCAAGGTCGACGGCGAAGTGGGCAACAAGAAGGTCTACGACCCGCGCAGCTACCTCAAGAAGGCCGAGGCGGGCATGACCGAACGCGTCATCGAGGCCTGCAACGACCTGCACTGCGCCGGCAAGTCCCTGGCCAGCTAGTTCCCCTCGCGAGCAGACGCAAAAGCCCCCTTCTTGGCGCGGAAAAGGGGGCTTTTGCGTCTGCTCGGCAAGCTAGTCAGCCGGACTGGCAGATCTTCCACTGGTCGTCGCGGAATTGCAGGTCCAGGCTCCGGGTGGAGCGGGTCTGCGGGTCATAGGCCATGAACGTGGTGATGTTGGCCTCGGCGTGCTGACCGTTGACGACGACCTGGTCGATGCTGGCGATCACCGGGTACTGCTTGGCCGCCGACACCCGCTGATAGGTCTCTGACCACGCCTTCTCGTCGTATTCCACGTACCCGTCACGGGTGGTGCCGCAGGTGATGGTGCGCAGCGCGGTCAGGTCGCCGCGCTGGACCGCGATGTCGAAGTTCTGGATGGTCTGCTTCACCTGGTCCTCTTGCGAGGCCTTCGAGTGCTTGCTGCGCGTCAGCAGCACGGTGCCGAAGATGGCGATGGCCGCCAGCGCCAGGACGATCACGACTACCGCCAGAACCCAGCCCCAGTTACGCTGCTTGGCCCCCGGCTTGGCTCCGCCCCGAGGAGGAATCGATTGGGGCACTGCGGTTTTCGGTGGCAGCGGCGGGGCCGGTGGCGCCGGAGGGTTGCCCCCCGCCGCCGGGCGGGTCTGGAAGGCTTCGGTGGCCGCGTCCTGCGAGGTGGCGATCACCTGCGTTTCTTTCGCGTCGAACCCGGGCGCCGTGAAGCGCCGCTCAGGCTCCGGTTGTGCTGGCTCCGAACCCTCGTCCGGGCGGCGGGTGGCGATCACCTGAGTCTCGGTCTCCGGGTCACCGGCGATCAGGGCCTCGGTGGGCTCGGCGTCGGCGTCGCGCTCGGCGTCGGCCTGGCCGCTGGATTGTGTGCCGTCGCGGTCGGACTCCGGTGCGTTGGGCATGCGTGCAGCTT harbors:
- a CDS encoding glycoside hydrolase family 76 protein; this encodes MDQVWANRAATSETAVTQRNLRRLWGLPGTQLGVVAWPSDRKDRMFGTWHYWWQAHLLDCLIDAQLRDPQPERRIRINRQIRSHRLRNTLRWTNSYYDDMAWLALALERAARLVGVERSRALHTLAKQFVDAWVPEDGGGIPWRKQDQFFNAPGNGPAGIFLARYGGQLRRAQQMADWIDETLIDPDTKLVLDGIKDGSLVRAQYTYCQGVVLGLEVELAKRTHDDRHRPRVHRLVAAVKEHMAPKGVLKSAGGGDGGLFGGITARYLALVATDLPGDAAEDQAARDTARDIVLSSAKSAWDYRQTVDGLPVFGAFWDRDAEIPTAGGQQAQFVEGAVNSSAIPERDLSVQLAGWMLMEAAHSVAMVKSVG
- a CDS encoding DedA family protein encodes the protein MSTVSASGSILDPMFWIGPEGLFASAVLPTILVIVFVETGLLFPLLPGESLLFTGGLLAAKGTLDIWVLAPAVAVVAILGDQTGYFIGRRIGPALFKKEDSRFFKKHYVTESHAFFEKYGSWAIILARFMPFVRTFTPVIAGVSYMRYPVYLAFDIVGGVLWGGGVTVAGYFLGTVPFVNQNLEKIILGILFVSMIPAFIAAFRGYRSRRKAPEETPEELPLSD
- the fbaA gene encoding class II fructose-bisphosphate aldolase, with protein sequence MPIATPEIYAEMLGRAKENAYAFPAINCTSSETVNAAIKGFADAGSDGIIQFSTGGAEFGSGLGVKDMVTGAVALAEFTHIIAAKYPINVALHTDHCPKDKLDTYVRPLLAISSERVSSGANPLFQSHMWDGSAVPIDENLEIAQELLKQAAAAKIILEIEIGVVGGEEDGVANEINDKLYTTPEDFEKTIEALGHGEHGHYLLAATFGNVHGVYKPGNVKLRPDILAEGQKVAAAKLGLGDDAKPFDFVFHGGSGSAKSEIEEALRYGVVKMNVDTDTQYAFTRPIAAHMFSNYDGVLKVDGEVGNKKVYDPRSYLKKAEAGMTERVIEACNDLHCAGKSLAS
- a CDS encoding Rv0361 family membrane protein; this translates as MPNAPESDRDGTQSSGQADAERDADAEPTEALIAGDPETETQVIATRRPDEGSEPAQPEPERRFTAPGFDAKETQVIATSQDAATEAFQTRPAAGGNPPAPPAPPLPPKTAVPQSIPPRGGAKPGAKQRNWGWVLAVVVIVLALAAIAIFGTVLLTRSKHSKASQEDQVKQTIQNFDIAVQRGDLTALRTITCGTTRDGYVEYDEKAWSETYQRVSAAKQYPVIASIDQVVVNGQHAEANITTFMAYDPQTRSTRSLDLQFRDDQWKICQSG